Sequence from the Helianthus annuus cultivar XRQ/B chromosome 13, HanXRQr2.0-SUNRISE, whole genome shotgun sequence genome:
TTCAAAACTGCACTACTTTTCTTTCTAATATTCTTGAAACAtgctatttcagtccaaaaaATTAACCCAGTTAAAAAATTCATAACTCAGAACCCAGGGATGTAAATGGCACATAAAGTATAAGGACGAAAATGGCACATAACTTCAagaattttttattttgattattgTTATATATACACACAGCTAGGGAGAAGCATTTGGTAacaggtaccggtaccgaatttcccgacaAATTATTTTCGGTATCGATTTGGTACCTACTTTTTGGCGTTTTAGGTTCACTACCGTTATTTTTCTGAATTTTACCTTTAAATACCAGTATCGTACCGGTACGTACTGTACCGAACATTTTCGATACCGGTATTTTTGATACCGGCATAGAGCTCATCCCTACACCCATACACACAGTCTTTTTAACCCCCCTACATCACCACCACTACCATAGCCACCACCAAACAACCatcaccactcaccaccaccgaACCGTATCGAGAGAGATCGAGAgagatcgagagagagagagagagagagagagagagagagagagagagagagagagagagagagagagagagagagatggtaTGATCTAATGTGGGTTTGAGTTTTTTTTACAGGTGGTGGTTGTCTGGTGGTGGCGGCAGGGGCTGTGGTGGTGATGTAGATAGGGGGTGGAAGAAACTGTGTGTAAGGATGACCTCGGTACCAGTATCGAAAATCGCCTAACATGGGTACCGGTACCTGAAATATTCGGTACGGTACTGGTATTTAAAGGTAATATTCTGTAAAATTCCGGTACCGAACTGAATGTACCAGTAGTTGGTTCCAAAAATAacttggtaccggtacccaatacCAAATGCTCATTCATAAgtgtgtaataataataataataataataataatgataataataataataataataataacaacaataagaagaagaagtttaaaaaaataaaattatgtgtcattttcgtccctataTTTTATGTGTCATTTACGTCCTTGGAATAACTGAgttatgtttttttaattgggttagttttttggactgaaatgacacGTTTCAAGGATTTCGGGGAGGAAAATGATGCAATTTTAAAATTTGGTATGATAAAAGTGGACAAACCACCGAAAAGtaaatgacagttaactcaaatgaaaaaaaaaagatataaacACAAAATAATTTTCCTTAAAATTGAAAAAAGATATATAAACACAAAAtaataaccaaaaaaaaaaaaaaccgtaaaCTTTATGGGCCATCCTTAAAAGTGAAAAAAGATATACACaaaaataataagaaaaaaacGTAAACTTTATGGGTCAAAATGCTAATACTACAAAACTTGGGGGGATAATTTAAGATATTCGCCAATTTGAAGATAAGCCTATAGTCTTCTCCATAACCCCTCTGATCTCAATAACTCACAAATTCTGCAGTATGCTGATGCTTTCATCTCCACCTGTTCAATTCAAGCCTTCGTTTACATCTAAATGTAAGTATCTTTCTCTCTTTCACACACAGTTGCACACATTCATGATTGGAACTTGGGTTTTTTAGATGCATGCCAAGTGACTGATGAAATGCCTGAAAGAAAATTTGCTTCTGATTTTGAATCCTTTAGGTTTAGGGAACTGGGAACTTTTGATTTTGTGGTTTAGAGGTGTTTGATTGGAATCAGATTAAGGTTTGGTTTAGAAGATATtgaaggaaaaattacaagttttgtcctttatctttatatcacttttcaggcggtgtcctttataacgaatgttgacaggaggtgtcctttactaggtattttgttgcaagtttagtcctttacacccaacccagttaaaaaaccctgttaattgttgacaggcggtgtcctttactaggtattctGTTGCAAGTTTACTAAACTTGCAACAGAATACCTAAACTTGCAACagaatacctagtaaaggacaccgcctgtcaacattcgttaaaaaggacaccgcctgtcaacattcgttaaaaaggacaccgcctgaaaagtggtataaagataaaggacaaaacttgtaatttttccgataTTGAAATTTGATTTTAAGTTTCAATTTTGGCAGTGTTTTTAAATGGTATGTGAATCTTTAGGGTATGTTTGATAAGTGCATCAATGTTATGATGAAATTTAGTAGAGATAACCATTGAAACAAACGATTTCGGTGTAGAACACTTAATCAAGTTAGTGAATTGTTCGTCTTATATCTAGACGTAATTCTGGAAGAATAAGTGACCGAGTTAGGATATTGCTGCTATTGATACTTGACACAATTCTGTAAGAACAAGGTGTCGAGTTTACGAGTTTGCATACTGTTGTTCTTGAATTATGACAATTCCGGAAGAACAAGTTATTGAGTTAGGATATTACTGTTCTTGAATGTCTTGATATAATTCTGGAGAAGCAAGTTATCAAGATAGCAAATTGCTAGTTTTAATCTTGACAAAATTCTGAAGAAACAAGGTATCGAGTTAGGATATTGCTGTTCATGAATCTTGACACAATTCCGTAAGAACAAGCTATCGAGTTAGGATATTGCCGTTCTTGAATCTTGACACAGTTCTGGAAGAACTAGTTATCGAGTTAGCTTACTGCTGTTCTTGAATCTtgacacacaaaaaaaaaacagataaaaagaaaattgacaaattttggtccctaaggtttggtcacttttgccactttagtccaaaactcaaaccttttaaatctgggtccctgtggtttcacttttattgccattttgatccaaaaatgaaatcagctgatatttggctaataaaatcctgttattttgtcctttttttctcaggggcaaaatggcCAAATATCAGCtaattttattaatttaattaataatgtgtTATAATAAAATTGTATTGACCGTTTTGCCCATGAGGAAAAGGataaaataacaggattttattagccaaagagttaattactgttttcgtccctgtggtttgtcaaaaatcactatttcagtccattagtttaaaatttgcgattttagtccctgtggtttcactttcgtaaccatttcagtccacctcgtaaccattttagtccctgtactaacagaataaatggattgaaatggttaagaaagtgaaaccacaaggactgaaatggttacgaaagtgaaaccacaaggactgaaatcacaatttttaaactaatggactgaaatagtgattttggacaaaccacagggacgaaaacagcaATTAACTCTTAGCCAAATATcagctgatttcatttttggactaaaatggcaataaaagtgaaaccacagggacccagatttaaaaggtttaagttttggactaaagtggcaaaagtgaccaaacctcagggaccaaaatagcagtttactaagaaaaaaaaaagaacaagtTCATGTTTTTGGCCACTTCATCTGCTGCTACTAATGTTTTAAAACATGTTATATGCAGATAAACTAACAACTTTTGCTACGCTACGAGAAATCTCCATTAATAAAACGTACTTTCTTCAGAAAGATGAAAGGTAAAACACTTGAGATAACTGTTTCCACATCGTTTCTAGCTCTTTCAATGCATTTAATCAGGGAAAATGTTTGATGCGTGGCTAGAGAACAGAATGGAAATACGGAGAATTTGAAGCGTAGACGACTCCTCGTGTTTCTAGTCTCAACAGGCTTGTTGCCAACTTTACCGTCGACTGCGAAATCAAAGATTAAGAACCCGTACGATGAAAAACGCTTACTTGAACAAAACAAAAGGGTGCAAAGAGAAAATAAAGCACCCGATGACTTCCCGAGCTTTGTTCGAGAAGGTTTATgctgtttttcttttcttttttctttgagtaaaataccattttcgtccctgaggtttggccagttttgcgactttcatccaaaggtttgttttttcgcatctggatccaaaaggtttgaaatcttgccgttttcatccggctcgttaactccatccatttttctccgttaagccAGAGTATTTCCATCGTTTTTGTTAAGTTAAAGGGCaatttcggtctttttacataaaggaAAAAGACCAAactgccctttaagttagcaaaaagacggaaatacctctgacttaacggagaaaaatggatggagttaacaagccggatgaaaatggcaagatttcaaaccttttggatccagatgcgaaaaaacaaacctttggatgaaagtcgcaaaattggccaaaccttagggacgaaaatggcattttactctttttttttttttaatctttcttTATATTGGTGGATCTTCTTTGATTGTTAGTTTCCAGGAGTTGAATAAAGTTTGAAATATGATTCAGGGTTTGAGGTTAAAGTCATTGCATCGGACAACTATGTTAAACGTGACAATGGACTTATATATCGCGATTTTGAAATTGGTACCGGTGATGTACCGAAGTCTGGTCAGCAGGTTTTTCCGCTACTTCCTTGCATTCTTGATTTTGATCcataagatttttttttaactATATTATCAAATGCTTTGTCAAATTACaagtggcaaaatgggtgggttggtcaaaattaggggtgcaaacgagccgagccaagCCTGGTCTCGTTGGTAGTTTCtcaagcttgagctcggctcgtttgttatctattaattaatatattaagttaaaataatataaataatagactcatttaggctcgcgagctcgatatGTGAAGCTCAGGCTCGGGATCGTTTACTAAGCAAGCTTATTTATAGGTTAGGGCttggcttgtaaacaagtttaaataaactcggctcggctcgtttactagACAAATTTAAATAAAgggtaaatgttattaaatattaataaaaattaatattaCACTaaagctcgataaggctcgacgagcctgaggagcttcacatgccaggctcgagctcgagcttgataagGATCgcctcgtttcgagctttttctcgagccgatcttgAGCAGCTTGCGAGctgctcggctcgtttgcacccctagtcaATAATCATTATATTCTGCAATGAATGAATTGCATGTGCATTTGTGGGATATGTTATTTAATGAAGTTTTTTTTTGCAGGTGACTTTTCACTATATCGGTTATAACGAGTCCGGTCGTCGTATCGATAGCAGTTATCAACAAGGTTCTCCTGCCAAAATACGAATGGGCACCAATGCATTGGTCCCAGGTGGGTGTATCTGCTTTTGACCTCATAGAGTCAAACATCGTACCTCTCAAAACAACTCGTTTGACACTCAAAAGTCAAAACAATACTTCTGAGTTTTCATTTTGTTCAAGAGTTCAATATTTGTTTTTCCGTATCTAGATCCTAAAAGTTTGaaactttgccattttaatccGGCTCGTTAATTCCATCCAATTTTCTCCGTTAAggcaggggtattttcgtcttttttgttaacttaagggtatttttgtcttttttgaatacttgtacattatgctaaatgcttgtacatgaACTCATGaagtgaaaaagactgaattgccctttaagataacaaaaaagacgaaaatacccctgccTTAACGTAGagaaatggatggagttaacaagccggatgaaaatggcaagatttcaatcCTTGtggatccaaatgcggaaaaacaaacgtttggacgaaagtcgcaaaactggccaaaccatagggacgaaaatgTCATTTTACTCTAAAAAACAATTCATTTGGCCCTTTAAACTCAAATATCGACTATCTCATTTATTGCGATTAGATTTATTTTGGTGCATGTTGATTAAGGTTCTTAAGTGAGAATTGATACAGGATTTGAAGAAGGTTTAAAAGACATGAAACCTGGCGGAAAGAGGAGAATTATTATTCCCCCCGAACTTGGACCACCGGTGAGTTATCTTCCTTACCATTTTGTATATTTAGGCCAGGGGGTGTGGCTTGGCGCCCCCCGCCACATCACCAACTTTAGCGCCCCGGGGCGCCATCAACCACCCCGTGCTTGTTAAAAGGGGGGCGCTATCCCTGGTTCGCCATGGTGCTAACGAGCGTTAAAGGTGTGTGCAGGTGGGGCCCACCTCTTTTCAaccaatatatatttttttttttaattttgtttaatagggggctttaaaccattgcatgcaagttaaaggGAGGAGCTTTAAAGCCCCcctatgacgtggcgcctacatGGATCTGAcatggcgtgataaagcccctaggggctttataccaAACCCTCCAGCCTTAGAACTAGGTTACAATCTCGTGTACACGGGTTGATAAATGTCATGTTATATAATTagtaataaaaaaagttatgttttaaaaaaaacatatgcaTTGCGGTTGAATCAACCTCTATAGTATATTAGTATACTAATAGaataaaataaatgtaatttGTTAACATATACAGTCGTCAATTTATGTATTTAAAAAATGAACCTTAACTTGACAATTATAAATTtgttaaattaattttttaaaacattatttcTTTCAACCGGGTATTAACTTTAACTTTTTAATACCacctatatttttttattatttaccatAATGTATTTTTACCATTCTTACCATCCAACCACATTAAATATTTGAAAATTTTTAGAAATCACTCGTAAAAACAATTATCATCATTATTctttgtttttaatattttaaccaacataattttgaattttgagaAGCTCTTAAGTAAAATAATATAAGTTTATTAAAAAAGTAATAATTAACTTTATATCAAATATCTTTAATCAAAAAAAATATCCATAATTAAGTAGTAGAGAGAGACGGGAAAACCAAAGAGTAGATGACCTACAATAGTGACAACTGACAAGTGTCCCCCCAacattttcttttattatatagatatagatatagatatagaatATATATCCCTTCTAATTCATGGGTTAGAGGCTAATAATAActtgagtaaattacgtttttggcccctgtggttatatcacttttactatattagcccaaaataagaatttttaacatatctgcccctatggtctctataactaaccattttggcccctaagtctagagatcatggggacaaaaatggttagttatagagaccatgggggccaaaatggttagactcaggggccaaaatggttagttatagagaccatgggggcagatatgttaaaaattcttattttgggctaatatagtaaaagtgatataaccacagggccaaaaacgtaatttacccATCAGTTTGTAAATTAGAATTATCAATCCCTTTTTATTTATTGGTTAGAGGCTGCTAATAACTTTTAACCATACCTTTTAACTAAAAGTCAACCCACAGTTTCAGCTTACAATCATGTTATGATTTTAGTATTTAAAGATAACCTTTACCCATCAATTTGTAAATCAAACCCTTTTTAAATTCATTGGTTGGAGGCTGCTAATAGCTTTTACCCATTGTTTTAACTGTTATTAGCTTTGTGCTTTGGATGTTACAAAATCTCATTTTTAAACTAAGATTCTAGTTTGACTTTCAAATTCTAAGTCCACATCTCTAAAAGTCAACCCACAGTTTCAGCTTACAATCTTGTTAAGCTTTTTGTGTTCAAAGATCATGTATATGACTATCAGGGGTATAGAAGGGGCcgccgcgggggggggggggaccccgaacttttcgctcagtagtgttatatatgtagttttcgtatagaaatttttgggtatatacgttttcgaccccggttctatagaaatttttgggtatatacgttttcgacccccccgtcattcgggtcaagcttcgccactgatgaCTATATTACACCAAGCATCTAATTTGACTCATAAAAGTCAAAATTGTGTTGTGTTTGTAGGTTGGGCCGTCAACCTTTTTTAGCTCAAAACAGTTTGAAGTTTTTGATGTGGAACTGCTTAATGTAAAGGACTGCACAAGGAGAACCATAGCGTTTTATTCTGATGTTGTATGTGATTAAGTTGCGGTTTCGTATCATAATAGTCACAAGGCTATTTGTACATCCGTACAGTTTCGATATTTCCTTTGTTATCGATGGTATCGTTTTCAGTGTAGAGTTGCAAGAAAATGTATTAGGTCTAGATTTTTATTTAGTTGATTTTGGATACTTAAAAAATTTTCATTGATGATCCATGTGAATGTAACTCAAGAAACTGAATTTTAAAAATGCATAGGGTATTTAAAGATAAACAACTATCAAAGCAAGTTTTTAGATGGGTTCAGTGGCGGACCCGAGATTCTTTTCACCAGGGTCATAATTTTATGGTCATCGTGTGCCTATCATGGAGACTTTTTCCTGGATTGAATTGGATCGTCAaaatattttgagtttttaatgTAGATTTAGGGTTTTCGATTTGGGTTGTAACTTTGCATGAGTTTCTCGAGAGTGATTTAAGTTTGGTTCACATGATTTTAGTTTGATTAATACGGGATTTCGTTCCCAACATCTTCTTATGACAAACTACACTACTAAAATCTACCCCATTTGTCTTCAATGAGACTAGAACCCTCACCACTTTGGGAAAATGCCACCAGTGCAACGGTTTATAACATCTAAATACGTAATAACAAGTCTATACAAGTATACAAACACTTCTATGTTCATACAAATGCTTCTATGAAA
This genomic interval carries:
- the LOC110900128 gene encoding peptidyl-prolyl cis-trans isomerase FKBP20-2, chloroplastic, with the protein product MLMLSSPPVQFKPSFTSKYKLTTFATLREISINKTYFLQKDEREQNGNTENLKRRRLLVFLVSTGLLPTLPSTAKSKIKNPYDEKRLLEQNKRVQRENKAPDDFPSFVREGFEVKVIASDNYVKRDNGLIYRDFEIGTGDVPKSGQQVTFHYIGYNESGRRIDSSYQQGSPAKIRMGTNALVPGFEEGLKDMKPGGKRRIIIPPELGPPVGPSTFFSSKQFEVFDVELLNVKDCTRRTIAFYSDVVCD